One Prunus dulcis chromosome 8, ALMONDv2, whole genome shotgun sequence DNA window includes the following coding sequences:
- the LOC117637843 gene encoding pentatricopeptide repeat-containing protein At1g08070, chloroplastic-like — MLGKQFSFRQKLQSCFCCSSQSALHLHTLPANLNISTDLASSLQGRISYPRLLQIHAQVFQVGAQQDNLIATRLIGHYPSHLALRVFHQLQKPNIFPFNAIIRVFAEEGLFSDAFSLFKSLKQTSLSPNDFTFSFLLKACFRSQNSRYVKQIHTHVTKMGFLCNSFVCASLLAVYAKGPKDLGSARLVFDEMPEKSIVCCWTSLIAGYALSGQSEQVLRLFLMMVDENLRPEDDTMVSVLSACSNLDIVDIEKWVTILSEVVSNVDAKKFGCDSVNTALVYLYGKWGKVEKSRDRFDQISDNGKQSVLPWNAMIGAFVQNGFPMESLSLFRVMVEDPKYRPNHVTMVSVLSACAQIGDLDLGRWVHEYLKSKGSKGVIGSNRILATALIDMYSKCGSLERAKEVFDQMVSKDIVSFNAMIMGLAVNSEGEEALRLFSRIQEFGLQPNAGTFLGALCACSHSGLSEEGRQIFNDMTSSFSVSSKLEHYACYVDLLARVGLVEEALEVVTSMPFEPNSFVWGALLGGCLLHSRVDLAQYVSNKLVRSDPDNSGGYIMLANAFAYDRRWGDVSALRWVMREKGVNKQPGCSWISIDGVVHEFLVGCPSHPQIESIYNTLVGLVKEMKIGSV, encoded by the coding sequence ATGTTAGgaaaacaattttcatttcGTCAAAAGCTTCAAAGTTGCTTCTGCTGCTCATCTCAGTCTGCTCTTCACCTTCATACACTCCCAGCCAATCTCAATATCTCCACCGACTTAGCTTCTTCCCTACAGGGTCGTATTTCATACCCTCGTCTCCTTCAAATCCATGCTCAAGTCTTTCAAGTTGGTGCTCAGCAGGACAACCTGATCGCCACTCGTCTCATTGGCCATTACCCATCTCATCTCGCTCTCCGAGTCTTTCATCAGCTCCAAAAACCCAACATTTTTCCTTTCAATGCCATTATCAGGGTCTTTGCCGAGGAGGGTCTCTTCTCCGATGCGTTTTCCCTCTTCAAAAGCTTAAAGCAGACGTCGCTTTCCCCTAATGATTTCACCTTCTCTTTCCTTCTCAAGGCCTGCTTTCGCTCTCAAAATTCTCGTTATGTCAAACAAATTCATACCCATGTTACGAAAATGGGGTTTCTTTGCAACTCATTTGTCTGTGCCAGCCTACTTGCAGTGTATGCTAAGGGACCTAAGGATTTGGGTTCTGCACGCTtggtgtttgatgaaatgcctGAGAAGAGTATCGTTTGCTGTTGGACATCGTTAATTGCTGGTTATGCTCTGTCAGGTCAGAGTGAACAAGTTTTGCGGCTTTTCTTAATGATGGTTGATGAGAATTTGCGGCCAGAAGATGATACAATGGTTAGTGTTTTGTCTGCGTGTTCAAATCTTGACATAGTTGATATTGAGAAATGGGTTACAATTCTATCCGAAGTCGTCAGTAACGTTGACGCTAAGAAGTTTGGTTGTGACTCTGTCAACACTGCACTTGTTTATTTGTATGGGAAGTGGGGAAAGGTTGAGAAGAGTCGGGATCGATTTGATCAAATTTCTGATAATGGAAAGCAAAGTGTGCTTCCTTGGAATGCAATGATAGGTGCATTTGTTCAGAATGGTTTTCCTATGGAGTCTCTGAGTCTTTTCCGCGTAATGGTGGAAGATCCCAAGTATAGGCCTAACCATGTTACAATGGTCAGCGTGCTTTCAGCTTGTGCTCAAATTGGTGATTTAGACCTCGGCAGGTGGGTTCATGAGTACTTGAAATCTAAAGGAAGCAAAGGTGTGATAGGATCAAACAGAATTCTAGCCACTGCATTGATCGACATGTATTCAAAATGTGGGAGTTTGGAGAGAGCAAAAGAGGTTTTCGATCAGATGGTCTCCAAAGATATTGTTTCATTCAATGCCATGATCATGGGTCTTGCAGTAAACAGTGAAGGAGAGGAGGCCTTGAGGCTATTCTCTAGAATCCAAGAGTTTGGTTTACAACCCAATGCGGGTACGTTCCTTGGCGCTTTATGTGCATGCAGCCACTCTGGTTTATCCGAGGAAGGACGTCAAATATTTAACGACATGACCTCAagcttttctgtttcttcGAAATTAGAACATTATGCTTGCTACGTTGATCTGCTTGCAAGAGTAGGCCTAGTTGAAGAAGCTCTGGAGGTTGTAACATCCATGCCCTTTGAGCCTAATAGTTTTGTGTGGGGTGCTCTGCTTGGGGGCTGCCTGCTCCACTCAAGAGTAGACTTGGCTCAATATGTTTCCAACAAACTGGTTCGATCGGACCCTGACAATTCAGGAGGCTACATAATGCTGGCTAATGCGTTTGCATATGATCGTCGATGGGGTGATGTCTCTGCCCTGAGGTGGGTTATGAGGGAGAAGGGGGTCAACAAGCAGCCTGGCTGCAGCTGGATCAGCATCGACGGCGTGGTGCATGAATTTCTTGTGGGGTGCCCGTCACACCCTCAAATTGAGAGCATATATAATACGCTAGTTGGATTGGTGAAGGAAATGAAGATAGGAAGTGTTTAG